In one Brassica oleracea var. oleracea cultivar TO1000 chromosome C9, BOL, whole genome shotgun sequence genomic region, the following are encoded:
- the LOC106318325 gene encoding uncharacterized protein LOC106318325 — protein sequence MEMVPPLTTQKRIEETVKGILREADMDLMTEFKLRISASSILGFDLSGANHKKLIRDVLEAFLLSNPPDEDTIAPVDPNPPPTATASAGSGEDERFICKLSEKRNATVQKYRGQPFLSIGESSKEDGKPFRGVHLSANQWSVIKKNFSAIEEAIKQSESKLKSESKQNGDTSKPVEDNTSFSFSIIETSRFDGRSYLRWASQMELFLKQLNLSYVLSNHCPVTNTSQPDSAGKNWLKDDYLCYTHLLNSLSDHLHRQYSNKFKHAKELWEELKWVYQCEESNSKRSQVRKYIEFQMVEERPVLDQVQDFNKIADSIVSAGMFLDETFHVSTIISKFPPSWRGFSTRLMEEEFLPVWMLMERVKAEEEEVLRNGPQRLTYRPATGSCQMERMPPSIGRGWKRKEPERDGRVSIVCDNCGRRGHLAKNCWGKTLEERASGKPNRVSFSSTSPVGSETQATTKNDSRTIS from the exons ATGGAGATGGTTCCTCCTCTTACCACACAGAAGAGAATAGAGGAAACAGTGAAGGGAATACTCAGAGAAGCAGACATGGACCTCATGACCGAGTTCAAGCTCCGCATCTCCGCTTCTTCTATTCTCGGCTTCGACTTATCAGGTGCCAATCACAAGAAGCTTATCAGAGACGTTCTCGAAGCCTTCCTCCTATCGAATCCCCCCGACGAAGACACGATTGCTCCGGTCGATCCTAATCCTCCTCCTACCGCTACTGCTTCAGCTGGTAGTGGAGAAGATGAACGCTTTATTTGTAAG TTATCGGAGAAGCGAAACGCTACGGTTCAAAAGTACAGAGGCCAACCTTTTTTATCTATTGGTGAGAGTTCTAAGGAAGATGGAAAGCCTTTCCGAG GAGTACATTTGTCAGCTAACCAGTGGTCTGTGATCAAGAAGAACTTCTCCGCAATAGAGGAAGCCATTAAGCAGTCCGAATCAAAATTAAA ATCTGAATCAAAACAAAACGGAGATACTTCTAAGCCTGTGGAAGACAATACCAGTTTTAGTTTTTCCATCATTGAAACTTCACGTTTTGACGGGAGGAGTTACCTTCGCTGGGCGTCACAGATGGAGCTTTTCTTAAAGCAACTGAATCTTAGTTATGTTCTCTCTAACCACTGTCCTGTTACCAACACCTCTCAACCTGATTCCGCCGGAAAAAACTGGTTGAAAGATGATTACCTATGCTACACTCACTTGCTAAACTCCTTGTCGGACCATCTACACCGTCAATACTCGAACAAGTTCAAACACGCCAAAGAACTCTGGGAGGAGTTAAAATGGGTGTACCAGTGTGAGGAATCCAACTCAAAGAGGTCACAGGTGAGGAAGTACATCGAGTTTCAAATGGTGGAAGAGAGACCGGTTCTTGACCAAGTCCAGGACTTTAACAAGATTGCTGATTCCATAGTGAGCGCTGGTATGTTTCTAGATGAGACGTTTCATGTGAGCACCATCATCTCCAAGTTTCCGCCTTCCTGGAGAGGGTTCAGCACCAGGTTGATGGAAGAGGAGTTTTTACCGGTTTGGATGTTGATGGAACGAGTCAAAGCTGAGGAGGAGGAGGTTCTCAGAAACGGACCGCAGAGGCTTACGTACAGACCAGCAACAGGGTCTTGTCAGATGGAAAGGATGCCGCCGAGTATAGGAAGGGGTTGGAAGAGGAAAGAACCTGAGAGAGATGGGAGGGTCAGTATTGTTTGTGATAACTGTGGGAGGAGAGGACATCTTGCAAAGAACTGCTGGGGTAAGACACTTGAGGAGAGAGCTTCCGGGAAACCAAACCGAGTTTCCTTTTCATCCACTTCACCTGTTGGTTCAGAGACTCAAGCAACAACCAAGAATGATTCAAGAACCATCAGCTAA
- the LOC106318323 gene encoding LOW QUALITY PROTEIN: cysteine-rich receptor-like protein kinase 41 (The sequence of the model RefSeq protein was modified relative to this genomic sequence to represent the inferred CDS: inserted 1 base in 1 codon), with amino-acid sequence MVMSSPCSWSRPQHLFFFFLFVPLLSLAQQTSVDINSSVWDIPSRSLCLSQQSNFSNSQFSHNLNRLVSSIPSLEPNTYNFYNLSIGRNSDQERVEAIGLCNRVLTRVDCLNCISQAAVNLTTTYCPAHREAYVRATKCMFRYSDKPIFGKLETSPVLEAPNPNNASGDRDEFIRLQSKLLNRLREVAAAGGYKRKYAQGDGPASPPYTRFFASVQCTPDLSEKNCNNCLTYGFENATKGRIGIRWFCPSCNFQIESDLRFYRLEFQYEPDTPIKPVAGEDKVNIILATVGSVVGFAIIVVCLYFLMTRRRKQQDDNIKDTQSLLQLDFDTIRVATNDFSTDNQLGEGGFGAVYKGVLHSGEVIAVKRLSMKSGQGDIEFINEVSLVAKLQHRNLVRLIGFCLDGQERLLVYEFFKNTSLDHFIFGIFQTTLVMYVMIXILTFSFSDSNRRTVLDWETRYRIISGVAKGLLYLHEDSRFKIVHRDLKASNVLLDDEMNPKITDFGMAKLFDTDQTSQTRFTSKVAGTYGYMAPEYAMNGQFSVKTDVFSFGVLVLEIITGKRNNWCPEEQRSLFLLSYVWKCWREGKVLNIVDPSLTETNGLSDEIMKCIHIALLCVQENAESRPTMASVVVMLNASSFTLPRPSEPGFYSGEGESSMSRDNHTSSIASLNSVTITELDPR; translated from the exons ATGGTCATGTCTAGTCCTTGTTCTTGGTCTCGACCACAACACTTGTTCTTCTTCTTCTTGTTTGTGCCGCTTCTCAGCCTAGCACAACAAACCTCTGTTGACATAAACAGTTCTGTCTGGGACATTCCTTCAAGATCATTGTGTCTATCCCAACAAAGCAACTTCTCCAATTCTCAATTCTCCCACAACCTTAACCGTTTGGTCTCTTCAATCCCTTCTCTCGAACCCAACACTTACAACTTTTACAACCTCTCCATCGGAAGAAACTCAGATCAAGAACGAGTAGAAGCCATAGGACTCTGCAACAGAGTACTCACACGAGTAGATTGTCTCAACTGCATCTCCCAAGCTGCAGTAAACCTAACCACAACGTACTGTCCAGCTCACAGAGAAGCTTACGTGCGTGCCACCAAATGTATGTTTCGTTACTCAGACAAACCCATTTTCGGAAAACTCGAAACCAGTCCTGTCTTGGAGGCACCAAACCCTAACAACGCATCGGGAGATAGAGACGAATTTATACGGTTGCAGAGTAAGTTACTTAACCGGCTCAGGGAAGTTGCTGCAGCAGGTGGTTATAAGAGGAAGTATGCTCAAGGAGATGGTCCTGCTTCTCCACCTTACACTAGATTCTTCGCTTCCGTACAGTGCACGCCAGACTTGTCTGAGAAAAACTGTAACAACTGTCTCACTTACGGTTTCGAGAACGCGACTAAAGGAAGAATTGGGATCAGGTGGTTTTGTCCGAGCTGTAATTTTCAGATAGAGAGTGACTTGAGATTCTACCGTCTCGAGTTCCAATATGAGCCTGACACACCAATAAAGCCAG TAGCAGGAGAAGACAAAGTAAATATTATTCTTGCCACGGTTGGCTCTGTTGTTGGTTTTGCAATAATAGTAGTCTGTCTTTACTTCTTAATGACAAGAAGAAGAAAACAACAAGATGATAATATAAAAGACACACAATCATTGTTGCAACTAGATTTTGATACCATAAGAGTTGCAACTAATGATTTCTCTACTGATAACCAGCTTGGAGAAGGTGGCTTTGGTGCAGTTTATAAG GGTGTTCTTCATTCTGGAGAAGTGATAGCTGTGAAAAGATTGTCAATGAAATCAGGACAAGGAGACATCGAGTTCATAAACGAAGTCTCATTAGTTGCGAAACTTCAACATCGAAATCTTGTTAGGCTTATAGGTTTCTGCTTGGATGGACAAGAACGACTGCTCGTTTATGAGTTCTTCAAGAACACAAGCCTCGACCATTTCATATTTGGCATCTTTCAAACCACTCTAGTTATGTATGTAATGA TGATTCTAACGTTTTCTTTCTCAGATTCAAACAGGAGAACGGTTTTAGATTGGGAAACACGTTACCGTATAATCTCAGGTGTTGCTAAGGGTCTTCTTTATCTCCATGAAGATTCTCGTTTCAAGATTGTTCACAGAGATCTCAAAGCCAGCAATGTTCTATTGGACGATGAAATGAATCCGAAAATCACAGATTTTGGAATGGCTAAGTTGTTTGATACAGACCAAACAAGTCAGACCAGGTTTACAAGCAAAGTTGCTGGAACCTA TGGCTACATGGCTCCAGAGTATGCGATGAACGGGCAATTCTCGGTGAAAACCGATGTATTTAGCTTTGGTGTACTAGTCCTTGAGATCATTACAGGCAAGAGAAACAACTGGTGTCCAGAAGAACAAAGATCACTGTTTCTCCTTAGCTAT GTGTGGAAATGCTGGAGAGAAGGGAAAGTGTTAAACATTGTGGATCCAAGTCTGACTGAAACAAACGGTCTAAGTGATGAAATCATGAAGTGCATTCACATTGCTTTGTTGTGCGTTCAGGAGAATGCAGAGAGTAGACCAACAATGGCTTCTGTTGTTGTAATGCTCAATGCAAGTTCTTTCACACTACCTAGACCTTCAGAACCAGGTTTTTACTCGGGGGAGGGAGAATCATCAATGTCAAGAGACAATCACACAAGTAGTATTGCTTCATTGAACAGTGTTACAATCACTGAGTTAGATCCTCGTTGA
- the LOC106318324 gene encoding ammonium transporter 1 member 2 translates to MDIAATTCSAKDLAVLLSSSNSTSSLAAATFLCSQFSNISSKLSDTTYAVDNTYLLFSAYLVFAMQLGFAMLCAGSVRAKNTMNIMLTNVLDAAAGAISYYLFGFAFAFGTPSNGFIGRHHSFFALSSYPERPGADFSFFLYQWAFAIAAAGITSGSIAERTQFVAYLIYSSFLTGFVYPTVSHWFWSTDGWASASRSDNNLLFGSGAIDFAGSGVVHMVGGIAGLWGALIEGPRIGRFDRLGRSVALRGHSASLVVLGTFLLWFGWYGFNPGSFLTILKGYEKSRPYYGQWSAVGRTAVTTTLAGCTSALTTLFSKRLLAGHWNVIDVCNGLLGGFAAITSGCAVVEPWAAIVCGFVASWVLIGFNLVAKKLKYDDPLEAAQLHGGCGAWGVIFTGLFATKRYVNEVYSGDGDRPYGLLMGGGGKLLAAQFVQIVVIIGWVSVTMGPLFYGLHKMNLLRISTEDEMAGMDMTRHGGFAYAYNDEDDVSVKPWGKVGPTSQSSTPTPTLTA, encoded by the exons ATGGACATCGCAGCCACCACCTGTTCTGCCAAGGATCTCGCCGTCCTCCTATCTTCTTCTAACTCTACTTCTTCCCTCGCTGCGGCAACCTTTCTATGCTCCCAGTTCTCCAACATCTCCAGCAAACTCTCCGACACAACTTACGCCGTGGACAACACGTATCTCCTCTTCTCCGCCTACCTAGTCTTCGCCATGCAGCTCGGTTTCGCCATGCTCTGCGCCGGCTCAGTCCGAGCCAAGAACACTATGAACATCATGCTCACCAACGTCCTCGACGCGGCCGCTGGAGCCATCTCTTACTATCTCTTCGGATTCGCGTTCGCCTTCGGAACACCGTCCAACGGCTTCATCGGCCGCCACCATAGCTTTTTCGCCTTGAGCTCTTACCCCGAACGCCCCGGCGCCGACTTCAGTTTTTTCCTCTACCAATGGGCTTTTGCTATAGCCGCGGCGGGAATCACCAGCGGCTCCATCGCTGAGCGAACTCAGTTCGTTGCTTACCTTATCTACTCTTCTTTCTTGACCGGTTTTGTCTACCCGACCGTTTCGCACTGGTTTTGGTCGACTGATGGATGGGCCAGCGCGTCTAGATCCGACAACAATCTCTTGTTCGGATCAGGCGCTATTGATTTCGCGGGGTCGGGAGTTGTTCACATGGTGGGCGGAATTGCCGGTCTGTGGGGAGCATTAATCGAAGGACCAAGAATAGGTCGGTTCGATCGGTTGGGCCGGTCCGTTGCTTTACGTGGTCACAGTGCTTCCCTTGTCGTACTTGGTACCTTCTTGTTGTGGTTTGGATGGTACGGATTCAACCCTGGTTCCTTTTTGACTATTCTAAAAGGATACGAAAAGTCTCGGCCGTACTACGGACAGTGGAGCGCTGTTGGCCGTACTGCGGTCACCACAACACTCGCTGGCTGTACTTCCGCTTTGACCACTCTATTCAGTAAACGGCTCCTTGCAG GTCACTGGAACGTCATTGATGTTTGCAACGGATTGCTAGGCGGCTTTGCAGCGATCACTTCGGGATGCGCCGTGGTGGAGCCGTGGGCTGCTATAGTATGTGGATTCGTGGCGTCATGGGTGTTGATCGGGTTTAACTTGGTTGCCAAGAAACTCAAGTATGACGATCCGCTTGAGGCCGCTCAACTCCACGGGGGGTGCGGAGCATGGGGAGTGATCTTTACCGGGCTGTTTGCGACCAAAAGGTACGTCAACGAGGTTTACTCTGGTGATGGTGATAGGCCTTATGGTTTGCTGATGGGCGGGGGAGGAAAACTGCTCGCCGCACAGTTCGTTCAGATCGTTGTGATCATTGGGTGGGTGTCAGTGACGATGGGGCCATTGTTCTACGGTTTGCATAAGATGAATCTCTTGAGGATATCAACAGAGGACGAGATGGCCGGAATGGACATGACGCGTCACGGTGGCTTTGCCTACGCGTACAACGATGAGGATGACGTGTCAGTTAAACCATGGGGAAAAGTGGGGCCCACAAGCCAGAGTTCCACTCCTACACCGACCTTGACTGCTTGA